The Streptomyces sp. WZ-12 genome segment CACGCCGCCGCCGAACCCCTGCACCGCCAGCGCCACCGAACACACGGCCTGGCCGGCCGTCATCGCCACGTAGCACGTCCGTCGGTCCACGCGGTCGACCACCGCACCCGCGAACAGTCCCAGCGCGATGAGGGGAACCGCCTGGGCCAGTGCGACCGCACCGCTCCAGACGGTGCTGTGCGTCATCTGCCAGACCTGGAACATCACGGCGACGACGGTCATTTGACCGCCGAACCCGGAGAGCGTCTGGCCGACCCAGAGCCGCCGAAACGCCCGCGACGTCCGCAACGGCGTGACGTCGATCAGCGCGCGCCTCACTCCCACGCGGGATCCGCCGCCAGCTTCGCCACGATCCGGTCGTGGAAGCTCTTGCGTTCCAACGCCCGCTCGACGTCGACGACGACCCGGGAGAGCGGGTACGGCACCTCGGCCTCAACCTCCGCCAGCGCGGCCTCAGTTGCCCGCCACTCCGCCGCCAACCGCCCGATGGCGGCCCGCGCCTTGTCCGTCAGCGCCACCTGCTTGCTGCGCGCGTCCTCGCCGGTCACGGTCTCGACCCAGCCGGCCGCCCGCATCGCGGCCACCTTCTGACTGAGTGCGGAATGCGTCCGGCCGACCGACTCGGCCAGCGCCGTGATCGTCATCGGCCCACAGGCATGCAGCCGCAACAATTCCTGCACGAAACTGGGCTTCAGCCCCTCGATCCGCCGCTCCGCATAGACCCGCGCAATCTCCGCATCCATCCGCTCCTGCAACAGCCGCAGGGGCCGCCACAGACTCTCCTGACTGGGATCGCTACCGGGGTCGGTGGTGGGGGAGTCGCTCATACCGCAACCATAACAGCGCTTATACAAGCGCTGTTGCATTTCGCTGACTCGGGTGGAACGACCCTGCGTCGGCGGGGGCCGCTCCCCACGGTCCTCGCATTGCGCAAGATCATCGACAACTGCTGTCGGCCGCCCACTGATCACCTGAAAGGGAGCCCGCAAACCGCGTGAACGGGTTCCTATAGGCTGCTCGCTCTGTCTCTTGCAACCCGTGTT includes the following:
- a CDS encoding MarR family winged helix-turn-helix transcriptional regulator, which produces MSDSPTTDPGSDPSQESLWRPLRLLQERMDAEIARVYAERRIEGLKPSFVQELLRLHACGPMTITALAESVGRTHSALSQKVAAMRAAGWVETVTGEDARSKQVALTDKARAAIGRLAAEWRATEAALAEVEAEVPYPLSRVVVDVERALERKSFHDRIVAKLAADPAWE